The DNA window GATTTGTTCCATCTGAAACATTAAAAGCAACAATAGTTTTTGGAGTTAAGTCCATTCTTAAGCTTATATGACCAAAACCTAATATCTTAGCACTAAATTTTGCAGGATTAGCTTCATTATTAGCTCTAAGAATATAGCCATGTTCTGCATTGTCATATGCTATAGCAATATTAGTAGTAGTGGTCTGTTTCATAGCCAAAACATATAATCCTTGCTGAATGACAGTAGGACGAACCGGAATATTCATAGTTTGACCTGCTTGCGATTGATCACGCTGATATGTATCTGTTTGAAATATGGGAGGATTTTGAACATTCAAATCAGCAGTACTATCCACCCTATATAACGCTAACTGATATGAAGCCGTTGCTTCGGAAAGTAAAGCTGGCCACACAAATTGAACTCCAGTTACAGTTGCTGCGCTTTCAATTGCGTATAGATTACCAAAAGTTATTCTTGAAGAAGATCCAACTCCATTTTCGGCAAACACACCTACATCACGTGCATAGATATAATCGTTTACCGAGAAATTAAAGCTATCGGTATTGTCGGTTGGATCGGCATCTGCAGCATAATCAGCAGTATGCGTATATGAGTAATCACCAACTGGTAAGGTTGTTGCATCAAAAGGCGTAGCTGCCGAGACAGTTTGAGTTGCACCATAGTTTAGCCCTGTCAAAACATCTGTCGTGGTAAACACCGTTTCGTTACTTGCATTTTTAACAGCTGCTATTACGTTAACATTTTCTGTAAGATCTACACCTTTATTTGTAACAATTGTATTAAGAGTTAACGCGCTATTTAGCTGAGATAAAGGTATCAACCTATAATCTTTATTACCTCCTGTAACTGCAAGGTTTGTTGGAGGTATATAAACTTCTGGTCCAACAAAATCATCAACATACAGATAGTACGCATTTAATGAAGTTGCTTGAACAGCAAAATAGACCGTATCACCATGATATGCACTCAAGCTGTACGCAAAAGTTTGAGCAGCTGATGTTGTAGAAATAGGACCAGCAAGCTGGGTAAAATCTTCCTTGTTATTACCTGTATTTGATACCCACACATAGAATTCTTCTGGGTAAGAGGATCTGTGCTTTGCACTAAATGAAATGCTGTCATTTCCTGCTACAGGCAATAAAGGAGGAGTAATTAGCCAGTCATCATGTGCAACACTACTATGGTACCTAATACCGGCACTGGCGGTACCTGATATAATATAAGAATCCGCAAATCTATCCCAGGTATAAGTATCGCCATCATTAATAACTTTCCATCCAATTGGAGGAAAATCAGTACCTTCAAAACCTTCGTTTAAAGCTCCTCTTACAGAAGAGTTTTCAACAATTTGGCTTGTGCTAAAGTCGGATAAATCAATAACCGTTTTTTCGTTAATATCCATAAAGAGCTCTTTTTCTGGAGCTTTTTGTCCCATTGACCATGTTACTGTCAATATCGACAAAAGGACTAAAAGTAAATTTTTCTTCATAAGTGTAAGTTTTAATTAAACAAAATATTATTTCTAAATTCTAATATCCAGCTAAGATAATGAAATAAATTAGAATATTAAATATCTAACAAAATAAAAATTTGTAAAATAATTAGCAATTATTAACTAACTGACTAAAAATCAGTAAAAATACCACTTTATAATATCTCTATTTTAAAATGGAAATAACAACGGTAGTACAAAAATCATAATTATCATTAAAATTGTTTGTAATGGAAGTCCCACTTTAACATAATCCATAAACTTATATCTACCTGCCGACATAACTAAGGCATTGGGTGGAGTGGAAAATGGACTTGCAAAACACATACTGGCGGCTACCGTTACCGCAAAAAGGAAAGGATATGGGCTTACACCCAATGTTAGAGCTGTTTGCATGGCAATAGGTGCAAAAAGCACAGCTGTAGCTGTATTGCTAATAAACATAGTTAAAAACGATGTTGCTAAATATATTCCCGCCATAACCAACACAGGACCGTAGGGATTAAGAGCGCCCACAATCCCGCCCGAGATAGCCGCAGAGGCTCCTGTCTTTTCCATAGCAATAGCAAGCGGAATCATAGCTGCAAAAAGAAAAATACTCTCCCAATTAATAGTGCGGTAAGCTGCTTCTACGTTTCTGAAACATCCTGTAAGAATCATAGCCAACGCAGCCAACAGAGTTGCAATAACGGGTTCGAGGATGTTAAAAGACATAGTTATTACCATCAAAATCATTATTGTAGCAGCTATAGGTGCTTTGTGGTCAAGCAGAACTTTAGACGCTTCCGTTTCGGGCTGTCCAACTACAACAATATCAGATTCCTCGCGATTCAGTCTGGCTATATCTCTCCAGTCGCCTTGTACAAGCAACACGTCGCCGGATTGTATAACCACATCTTTGATATTTTTATAAATAAAGCTGTCTCTGCGTCTGATACTTAGTACGTTTACATAGTAGTTTTTCCTAAATCCAGTCTCTCTTACACTTTTGTTAACATGCTTTGAGTTGGACATAACAACTACTTCGGCAATTCCAATTTCACTAAATTTAAATTTCCCCGAGAAAATGGGACGCTGTTTTTCTCGTGCATCTACAAAGCGAAGATTGTAGTCGAGAACGAATTTTTGGACATTCTCAAAATTACCGAAAATATACAGATAATCACCATCTTCAATAATACTTTCAGGCCTAGCCATTTTTTGCTCATCTATATGATTAAATGGTCTTCTTTTGTTATAAGAAGGCAACTTTCTTATTTCAATGACAGATATATCATACTCTTGAGTTACAGTAAGTTCGTTGAGTTTTTTATTAAGTATAGATGTGTCTTTTAACACCTCTACGCGAAAAAGATTTTCAGCTATCTGATATTCGTTTATAAGTTGCTGCGGTGATTTTACTCCGCTTTCGTCATCTCCTCTTTTATTTTTTCTATCTGTTTTATCAAGAACTTTGGTTAGAAACCACATGGAACCAACTCCTACGACTACCGTAATAATTCCCACCGGAGTAAATGAAAAGAAAGATAATGGTTCAAAACCGTTTTCTGCTAATGTGTTGCTAATAATCATGTTGGGAGGTGTACCTATCAGTGTCATCATTCCTCCCATGCTGCTGGCAAAAGCCATAGGCATTAGCAAACGACGAGAGTTCACCTCAGCCATTTTTGCCATGCTGATAACAACTGGCATTAGCAACGCCACGGTACCAGTATTGCTTACAAATGACCCAAAAAGAGCCGTGACAAGCATAATAAGAAAAAATATTTTTATTTTGCTTTTACCTGCAAATTGCAGTAGGTACGTGCTCACTGATTTAGCCAATCCTGTCTGAAAAATGGCTCCACCGACTATAAACAGAGCCACCATCATGATAACAATAGGATTTGAAAAACCTGTAAGCGCCTCAGATGGCGTGAGAATCCCCAGCAATACGAGTGATACCAGGGAACATAGCGCAACAATATCGGATCGAATTTTCCCCCAGACGAATAGTGCGGCTGTAATAAAGAGGACGATAAAAACTGTGGACATAATAGTAACGTAGGTGTGTTTAAAAATTCTTATACAAACTTAAGGGTTTATTTTCAATTAACAATTAGCAATTATTAATAAACAATTAGAACACGGATAACACTGATGTGACGGATTAAATATATATTTTTTTATCTGTGAAAATCTGTTTAATCCCTTTTTTCTGTGTGCTATTGTGCAATAAATTAAAATAAAATTACTATATTTAACTGCCGTTCAGTGCAAAAAAGGATATTTTATTCTTAAAACAAACTGTTATATAACATATATTTATATAAACATTTATGTATCTGTGCATTATGATTTATATTTATGAATATATACGGCACTGTTTTTGTTATTTGTCCAATTCAAAATAATAAAATGAACATTTACCTTTATTTTTTGCCAAAAAAATCTTAAATTCGCTGTGAATTTTTAAAACATATTAATTAACAATAACATAAAAATTAAAAGACATGAGAAAACACATTTTCAATGCAGGACCTTGCAAATTGCCAGATGTAACATTAAAGAACACTTCAAAAGCTATTCTTGAGCTAGAAAGCTGTGGTCAATCAATTATGGAAGTATCACATAGAAGCAAAGACTTCCAAGCAGTAATGGACGAAACTGTTGCTTTATTCAAAGAGGTTTTGAACATTCCTGAAAATTACCATGTTCTGTTTTTAGGCGGTGGCGCAAGCACTCAATTTGCAATGATACCATTCAACTTCCTGAAAAAGAAAGCTGCTTATGTTAACAGCGGTGTTTGGTCAACAACAGCCATTAAAGAGGCTAAATTATTTGGAGAGGTTGAAATAATTGCTTCATCAGAAGACAAAAATCACACCTACTATCCAAAAGGATTCAAAATTCCTAAAGATGTAGATTACTTGCATATTACAAGCAATAACACTATATATGGTACTGAAATTTTCGAAGATCTCGACAGCCCGGTACCCCTTATTGCAGATATGTCATCAGATATTTTGAGCCGTCCATTAAACGTTTCAAAATACTCTCTAATTTATGGTGGAGCACAGAAAAACCTTGGACCCGCAGGCGTGACATTTGTTATTATAAAAGACGAATTGATGCAGAAAGTTGTTGCTGACAGACCAATTCCTACAATGCTTAAATATGAAACACACATCAAAAAAGGTTCAATGCACAACACACCTCCTTGCGTTAACATCTTTGCACTACGCGAAACATTGAAATGGATTAAAGCTAACGGTGGCGTAAAAGCAATGGAAAAACTTGCAAAAGAGCGCGCTGATTTGCTTTATGCTGAAATTGACAGAAATAAAATGTTTACAGCTCCGGTTGAAAAAGGTTCTCGTTCAAGAATGAACATTGTTTTCACAATCAAACCTGAATACAAAGAGTTTGAAGAAGAGTTTTTAAAATTATGTGCAAGCAAAAACATTGTAGGTGTTAAAGGACACCGCAACGTTGGAGGATTCCGAGCATCAACCTATAATGCATGTACAATTGAAGATGTAAAAGCTTTAATTGCTGCAATGCAAGAGTTTGAAAAACAAAAAGCATAACATAATTATTTAAGGGTTGGATATGTATTGTCCAACCCTTAATATTAAAACAAACCACAATGCTCAGGAAGATTTGCCAAAAACCATGTTGGCATTTTTTGTGATTATGAGCAGGTAACTTAACATGGTACTTTTTATTAAAAATCAATCATTAACTATTAATTCAAAATATTATGACTAAAGTATTAGTAGCAACTGAAAAACCATTTGCAAAAGTTGCAGTTGACGGAATTAGAAAAATTGTCGAAGATGCTGGATTTACCCTTGCTCTTCTTGAAAACTATAAAAGCCAAGACGACTTAATTAAAGCTGTAGCTGACGCTGACGCTTTAATAGTTCGTAGCGATAAAGTTACAAAAGAGGTTGTTGATGCAGCCAAAAAACTTAAAATTGTTGTACGCGCAGGTGCAGGATATGACAACTTAGACCTAGCTGCATGTACAGCAAAAGGAGTTGTAGCAATGAACACTCCCGGACAAAACTCAAATGCTGTTGCCGAACTTGCTTTTCAAATGATGCTTTTCCACGCACGTAAAGGTTTCGCAGGAGCTTCCGGCACAGAACTTAGAGGTAAAACTCTTGGTATTCAAGCATATGGTAATATCGGAAGATATATGGCAAAAATAGCTCAAGGTTTTGGCATGAATATTATATCATTCTCACGTAGCGTATCAGCCGAACAAATGAAAGCAGACGGCGTTACAAAAGTTAATACTCTTGAAGAGTTGTACAAAAAAGCCCAATATGTGTCAACTCATATACCTGCAAACGATCAAACCAAAAAATCAATTAATTATGGTCTATTATCGTTAATGCCTAAAAATGCTGTTTTAATCAACACTGCACGTAAAGAGATTATCAACGAAGAGGATTTGTTGAAACTTATGAATGAGCGTTCAGACTTTTCTTACCTAACTGACGTAGCACCTGATGCACACGATAAGTTTAAAAAATTCGAAGGAAGATATATCGCTACAGAAAAGAAAATGGGAGCGCAAACAGCAGAAGCAAATATTAATGCAGGATTAGCAGCTGCAAATCAAATTGTTAACTTTATTAAAAAAGGAGACAAAACTTTCCAAGTAAACAAATAATTTTGTAAAGTTAAACAACTAATAACGAAGGATTTAAATTATGAGAATAAAACCATTCCAAGGAGTACGCCCTCCAAAAGAATTAGCTAAAGAGGTTGCAGCACGTCCATACGACGTAATGAACTCTAAAGAAGCCAAAAAGGAAGCTGGCGAAAAATCATTATTACATATTACCAGACCCGAAATTGATTTTGACCCCTTTATTGATGAACACTCACAAGAAGCTTATGATAAGGCTGTTGAAAACTATAAAAAGTGGAAGAAAAATGGTTGGTTAGTAAAAGATAGTAAAGAGAAATACTATATCTACGCTCAAACCATGGACGGAAGAACACAGTACGGTTTAGTTGCAGCTTGCCATTTCGAAGATTATATGGACGGCAAAATATTGAAACACGAGCTTACACGAGTTGACAAAGAGGAAGACAGAATGATTCACGTTCGTAACCAAAATGCCAATATCGAACCTGTTTTCTTCTCGTACCGTGCTGTAAAAGAGATGGACGATCTTGTAAGCAATTTTGTTAAAAACAACAAGCCTGTTTACGATTTTGTTGCAGAAGACGGTTTTGGACATATTTTCTGGGTAGTTGACGATACAGCAACAATTAATAAAATTACCGAAATATTTTCAAAAATACCTGCTCTTTACGTAGCAGACGGACATCACAGAACTGCGGCTGCTGCACGTGTTGGTCAAGAGAAAAAGAAAAATAATCCAAAACACACTGGAAAAGAAGAGTACAACTACTTTTTGGCAGTTATTTTCCCTGATAATCAGCTGAAAATTATCGACTATAACCGTGTTGTAAAAGATTTAAACGGCTTGACAACTCAACAGTTTATCGAGAAACTAAAAGTTGATTTTGAAGTTAAAGAGATGGGTACAGAAATTTACAAACCAAACAAACTTCACAACTTTAGTATGTATATTGATGGGAAATGGTACTCGTTAACAGCTAAGCCCGGTACTTATAACGATAACGATCCTATTGGAGTTTTAGACGTTACCGTTTTATCTAATTTAATATTAGACAAAATATTAGGTATCAAAGATTTAAGAACATCAAATAGAGTTGATTTTGTAGGTGGTATCCGCGGTTTAGGTGAGCTTAAAAAACGTGTTGATAGTGGCGAAATGAAAGCTGCTTTTGCTCTATACGCAGTGACAATGAAACAGTTAATTGACATTGCTGATACAGGCAACATTATGCCTCCAAAAACTACATGGTTTGAACCTAAACTACGTAGTGGCTTAGTAATACACGAATTAGAATAAACTTTTTCATAAAAAAGGGCGATAACAGAAAACTGATTATCGCCCTTTTTTCTGTGTCGTAAACAGGCTCACTTTACATTGCCTCAATTGACTTGGTCAACCAAATAACAATATTTTCCAGATTATCATACTCTATTTTGTCTGGTGTATCCTTGGAGGTGTGATAATCATCATGCAGACCTGTGTATAAGACAACTGCTGGTATATCTTTTTTATAAAAATTGAAGTGATCGGAAGAGAAAAAATAGATAATTCTTGAAACCAAAGGCACTCTCTTTACTGTTCGCAAACCTTCAACTTTCTGCGATTTCATCGGTTTTTTCATAAACTTGGTGCCGCTGCCCATAAACTGCACATATACATATTTACCATTAAATTTATTTGGATTTGGTCGCCCAATCATATCCATATTTATCATGCCTTTTACATTTTTTGGCATCTCTTTACTATCAGCAAAGTAGTTAGAACCCAACAAGCCAAGCTCCTCTGCACTAAAAGCGACAAACATTAGATTATAATCTAACTTTTCATCTAAATTGGCAATATTTTTTGCTAAAACCATAAGTGCCGCAGTACCTGAAGCATTATCGTCCGCACCATGATTAATATTTTTTCCTCTTATCCCAAGGTGATCGTAATGTGCACCGACAATCAACCAAGGACTGTCAGCACTTTTCCCTTGAACAACAGATATAACGTTCTCTGTCTCTTTTACATTTCTTTCTAATTGACCCGAAACTGATAGTCTTAAGCTATTGACAAAGTTTAACTCTTTTTTGCCTTTTTGGATTTCTGGTTCGACTGCTATATTACGTTCTAAAATTTCATTATATGAAAGCAGTAGAAATTCTCTGGAATCTGCGTGGGAGAATCGTTCTGTCAACAGATTAACTGTTTGTAAATACGGTCGAATTGTTTTAATAAACATTGCATCTAACGTTGAGTCTTTCAATACATAATTATCATTGTTAAGTACTGATTGGTAGCTGTAGTATAAATCATCTGGTAACAAAACTAATATAGGATTGCCCTTTGGTGATAAGGTGTCAGCAAAATTTCTTAGTTTTCTATCGCTTTCTGTAATAACAACTGTCGCGGAATTGAAATAAAACTCTCTTGTCTGATTTACAGATTTGAAAGCATATGCCTTATTAACTTTTAAAGAATCTTCACCTATAATTGTATATACTACTGTATTCTGTTTAAATTCA is part of the Bacteroidales bacterium genome and encodes:
- a CDS encoding SLC13 family permease, whose protein sequence is MSTVFIVLFITAALFVWGKIRSDIVALCSLVSLVLLGILTPSEALTGFSNPIVIMMVALFIVGGAIFQTGLAKSVSTYLLQFAGKSKIKIFFLIMLVTALFGSFVSNTGTVALLMPVVISMAKMAEVNSRRLLMPMAFASSMGGMMTLIGTPPNMIISNTLAENGFEPLSFFSFTPVGIITVVVGVGSMWFLTKVLDKTDRKNKRGDDESGVKSPQQLINEYQIAENLFRVEVLKDTSILNKKLNELTVTQEYDISVIEIRKLPSYNKRRPFNHIDEQKMARPESIIEDGDYLYIFGNFENVQKFVLDYNLRFVDAREKQRPIFSGKFKFSEIGIAEVVVMSNSKHVNKSVRETGFRKNYYVNVLSIRRRDSFIYKNIKDVVIQSGDVLLVQGDWRDIARLNREESDIVVVGQPETEASKVLLDHKAPIAATIMILMVITMSFNILEPVIATLLAALAMILTGCFRNVEAAYRTINWESIFLFAAMIPLAIAMEKTGASAAISGGIVGALNPYGPVLVMAGIYLATSFLTMFISNTATAVLFAPIAMQTALTLGVSPYPFLFAVTVAASMCFASPFSTPPNALVMSAGRYKFMDYVKVGLPLQTILMIIMIFVLPLLFPF
- a CDS encoding M28 family peptidase, whose amino-acid sequence is MKTTLLYYAVLIAALLPFRASCQYKEELKEIVYHLSSPELRGRGTCDIGQKHAAGYIANYFKNNGVQNFNRNYDSIDYMQHFSLIEFKQNTVVYTIIGEDSLKVNKAYAFKSVNQTREFYFNSATVVITESDRKLRNFADTLSPKGNPILVLLPDDLYYSYQSVLNNDNYVLKDSTLDAMFIKTIRPYLQTVNLLTERFSHADSREFLLLSYNEILERNIAVEPEIQKGKKELNFVNSLRLSVSGQLERNVKETENVISVVQGKSADSPWLIVGAHYDHLGIRGKNINHGADDNASGTAALMVLAKNIANLDEKLDYNLMFVAFSAEELGLLGSNYFADSKEMPKNVKGMINMDMIGRPNPNKFNGKYVYVQFMGSGTKFMKKPMKSQKVEGLRTVKRVPLVSRIIYFFSSDHFNFYKKDIPAVVLYTGLHDDYHTSKDTPDKIEYDNLENIVIWLTKSIEAM
- a CDS encoding 3-phosphoglycerate dehydrogenase, with protein sequence MTKVLVATEKPFAKVAVDGIRKIVEDAGFTLALLENYKSQDDLIKAVADADALIVRSDKVTKEVVDAAKKLKIVVRAGAGYDNLDLAACTAKGVVAMNTPGQNSNAVAELAFQMMLFHARKGFAGASGTELRGKTLGIQAYGNIGRYMAKIAQGFGMNIISFSRSVSAEQMKADGVTKVNTLEELYKKAQYVSTHIPANDQTKKSINYGLLSLMPKNAVLINTARKEIINEEDLLKLMNERSDFSYLTDVAPDAHDKFKKFEGRYIATEKKMGAQTAEANINAGLAAANQIVNFIKKGDKTFQVNK
- a CDS encoding DUF1015 domain-containing protein, translated to MMRIKPFQGVRPPKELAKEVAARPYDVMNSKEAKKEAGEKSLLHITRPEIDFDPFIDEHSQEAYDKAVENYKKWKKNGWLVKDSKEKYYIYAQTMDGRTQYGLVAACHFEDYMDGKILKHELTRVDKEEDRMIHVRNQNANIEPVFFSYRAVKEMDDLVSNFVKNNKPVYDFVAEDGFGHIFWVVDDTATINKITEIFSKIPALYVADGHHRTAAAARVGQEKKKNNPKHTGKEEYNYFLAVIFPDNQLKIIDYNRVVKDLNGLTTQQFIEKLKVDFEVKEMGTEIYKPNKLHNFSMYIDGKWYSLTAKPGTYNDNDPIGVLDVTVLSNLILDKILGIKDLRTSNRVDFVGGIRGLGELKKRVDSGEMKAAFALYAVTMKQLIDIADTGNIMPPKTTWFEPKLRSGLVIHELE
- the serC gene encoding 3-phosphoserine/phosphohydroxythreonine transaminase, producing MRKHIFNAGPCKLPDVTLKNTSKAILELESCGQSIMEVSHRSKDFQAVMDETVALFKEVLNIPENYHVLFLGGGASTQFAMIPFNFLKKKAAYVNSGVWSTTAIKEAKLFGEVEIIASSEDKNHTYYPKGFKIPKDVDYLHITSNNTIYGTEIFEDLDSPVPLIADMSSDILSRPLNVSKYSLIYGGAQKNLGPAGVTFVIIKDELMQKVVADRPIPTMLKYETHIKKGSMHNTPPCVNIFALRETLKWIKANGGVKAMEKLAKERADLLYAEIDRNKMFTAPVEKGSRSRMNIVFTIKPEYKEFEEEFLKLCASKNIVGVKGHRNVGGFRASTYNACTIEDVKALIAAMQEFEKQKA